One Campylobacter sp. RM16192 genomic region harbors:
- the hisD gene encoding histidinol dehydrogenase yields MKFLLTTDTDFREKFDRLVNRSDMDMSHVMPVVSGILNDVKKEGDRELFEQISKFDRWNPDESNFKINPIDMQNAYDDIDDSLRVALNLAYDRIKAYHEKSIPKTWTKRDSVDVLLGAKYTPIDRAGLYIPGGKAAYPSSLLMNAIPAIVAGVKEIVVCTPAVEGKVNKLLLAAMHVCGIKEAFKVGGASAIAAMAYGTKSIKKVDVITGPGNIYVATAKKLVYGEVNIDMIAGPSEIGVIADESANARHIAIDMLSQAEHDELASAFLITPNQAFATKVQEHINEELKSLERREIAGASIKNKSAIIVAKDMNECVSLMNELAVEHLEIATNNALEIMNDIKHAGAIFLGHFTPEAMGDYLAGPNHTLPTGGSARFYSPLGVENFMKKTSIISVGTKGISELGLACMRLAEAEGLTAHKRSVEVRYNEIKGSCL; encoded by the coding sequence ATGAAATTTTTACTTACAACAGATACTGATTTTAGAGAGAAATTTGATAGGCTGGTAAATAGGTCTGATATGGATATGAGTCATGTTATGCCGGTGGTTTCCGGAATTTTAAATGATGTTAAAAAAGAAGGGGATAGGGAGCTTTTTGAGCAGATTTCTAAATTTGATCGCTGGAATCCTGACGAGAGTAACTTTAAAATAAATCCGATAGATATGCAAAACGCTTATGATGATATTGACGATTCGCTAAGAGTGGCGCTAAACTTAGCCTATGATCGCATTAAGGCTTATCATGAAAAAAGCATACCTAAGACTTGGACCAAAAGAGATAGTGTCGATGTGCTTCTTGGTGCAAAATACACCCCTATTGATAGAGCCGGACTTTATATACCTGGCGGCAAAGCAGCATATCCTAGCTCGCTTCTTATGAACGCAATTCCTGCTATAGTAGCCGGCGTAAAAGAGATAGTTGTTTGTACTCCTGCAGTTGAAGGAAAAGTAAACAAGCTACTTTTAGCAGCTATGCACGTATGCGGTATAAAAGAGGCTTTTAAGGTAGGCGGAGCAAGCGCGATCGCCGCGATGGCATACGGCACAAAGAGCATAAAAAAAGTAGACGTGATAACAGGGCCGGGAAATATCTACGTCGCAACGGCTAAAAAGCTTGTTTACGGAGAGGTAAATATCGACATGATAGCAGGGCCAAGCGAGATAGGCGTAATAGCAGATGAGAGCGCAAATGCTCGCCATATAGCTATAGACATGCTCTCTCAGGCCGAGCATGATGAGCTTGCCAGTGCATTTTTAATCACTCCAAATCAAGCTTTTGCAACCAAGGTTCAAGAGCATATAAATGAGGAATTAAAGAGTCTTGAAAGGCGCGAAATAGCTGGGGCAAGTATAAAAAATAAAAGTGCAATAATAGTAGCAAAAGATATGAACGAGTGTGTGTCTCTTATGAATGAGCTTGCGGTAGAGCACTTGGAAATTGCTACAAATAATGCTCTTGAGATTATGAATGATATTAAGCATGCAGGGGCTATATTTTTAGGGCACTTTACTCCTGAAGCTATGGGGGATTATCTGGCTGGACCAAACCATACTCTTCCTACAGGCGGAAGTGCTAGATTTTACTCTCCTCTTGGGGTTGAAAATTTTATGAAAAAAACTTCTATTATCTCTGTTGGAACTAAAGGTATAAGCGAATTAGGGCTTGCCTGCATGAGGCTTGCGGAAGCAGAAGGACTGACAGCTCATAAGCGCTCTGTGGAAGTAAGGTATAATGAGATAAAAGGTTCTTGTTTATAA
- a CDS encoding flagellin produces MKLAGYSANLNNHYLEQAKNSSDKALKNIAAERAISGIDSANLIIADNLKAQSSVLEQGITNANDAIAMLQIADSTLANITKSADRINELSVSFNNAALNSDQRRMIRSEATALVKSMDDSLSQASFNGKNIFGGEMNFLTGNGMQGLNLSSINSSDIDVANQDSIHKFISNVNSLRAEIGSTQNAMISGINSSLTKNVALKSSENNMLNNDMAKNITDLNSNNLKLNASIMAQAHNNVNLQNQVTRLLG; encoded by the coding sequence ATGAAACTAGCAGGATACAGTGCAAATTTAAACAATCACTATCTCGAACAGGCTAAAAATAGTAGCGATAAAGCGTTAAAGAATATAGCTGCCGAGCGCGCTATAAGTGGTATTGATAGTGCTAATCTAATAATAGCCGATAATTTAAAAGCTCAAAGCTCTGTGCTAGAGCAGGGTATTACAAATGCAAATGACGCTATAGCGATGCTTCAAATCGCGGATAGCACTCTTGCAAATATCACAAAGAGCGCCGATAGGATAAACGAGCTATCCGTGTCTTTTAATAATGCCGCTTTAAATAGCGACCAAAGAAGAATGATAAGAAGTGAGGCTACAGCTTTAGTAAAATCTATGGACGATAGTCTTTCTCAAGCAAGCTTTAACGGCAAGAATATCTTTGGCGGTGAAATGAACTTCTTAACCGGAAACGGCATGCAAGGGCTAAATTTATCATCCATTAACTCATCTGATATTGATGTGGCTAATCAAGATAGTATACATAAATTTATATCCAATGTAAATTCACTACGCGCGGAGATTGGATCGACTCAAAATGCAATGATTTCGGGAATAAATTCTAGTTTGACTAAAAACGTAGCGCTTAAATCAAGTGAAAATAATATGCTAAATAATGATATGGCTAAAAATATAACTGATCTAAATAGCAATAATTTAAAACTAAATGCGTCCATTATGGCTCAAGCGCATAACAACGTAAATTTACAAAATCAAGTCACTAGACTGCTTGGATAA
- a CDS encoding 1-aminocyclopropane-1-carboxylate deaminase: MGGEFNGNKARKLEYFLKADLRGIKRVVSYGSSQSNAMYSISLFAKIKELEFYYVVSSLNSNLADNPIGNFKFALENGMQIFIDKDREQKARELASEEDSLLINEGVWQKEAEMGFISQAKEIESLANKHSKTFDIFLPSGTGTSAAFLAKHTKFDVFTCPCVGDAKYLKSEILALDPNSKVQILNPPKKYHYGDLKFELYEIWQEILKETGIEFDLIYDPVGLLTLFANLDRFKNEILYIHQGGILGNISQKIRYERKIKMREMR; this comes from the coding sequence ATAGGCGGAGAATTTAATGGAAATAAGGCTAGAAAGCTTGAATATTTTTTAAAAGCCGACTTAAGAGGCATCAAGAGAGTCGTGAGCTATGGTTCTAGCCAATCAAATGCGATGTATAGCATAAGTTTATTTGCTAAAATAAAGGAGCTTGAGTTTTATTATGTAGTTTCAAGCTTAAACTCAAATTTAGCCGATAATCCGATTGGCAATTTTAAATTTGCACTTGAAAACGGAATGCAAATTTTTATAGATAAAGATAGAGAGCAAAAAGCAAGAGAGCTAGCAAGCGAGGAAGATTCATTGCTTATAAACGAAGGAGTATGGCAAAAAGAGGCCGAAATGGGCTTTATCTCTCAAGCCAAAGAGATTGAGTCTTTGGCCAATAAACACTCTAAAACCTTTGATATTTTTTTGCCATCTGGCACCGGAACTAGTGCAGCATTTTTAGCTAAACATACTAAATTTGATGTATTTACTTGTCCTTGTGTAGGAGACGCAAAATACCTAAAAAGCGAGATTTTGGCTCTAGATCCTAATTCAAAGGTTCAAATTTTAAATCCTCCTAAAAAATATCACTATGGGGATTTAAAATTTGAGCTTTATGAAATTTGGCAAGAAATTTTAAAAGAAACAGGCATAGAATTTGATCTAATCTATGATCCTGTAGGGCTTTTAACACTTTTTGCAAATTTGGATAGATTTAAAAATGAAATTTTATATATCCATCAAGGTGGAATTTTAGGTAATATTAGTCAAAAAATAAGATACGAAAGAAAGATAAAAATGAGGGAGATGAGATGA